In the Clostridium sp. 'White wine YQ' genome, TAAAGGTAAAATTGTGCTTATATCCACTATCCATAGCTGAAAAAGATAGGTTCTCAAGAATGAATTTAACCTGCATTATCGTATCTGGTTTATTAAATTCATCTCCTTCTCCATATCTATCGATATTCTCTATCTTTGAATTTTTAAAAGTAGTTGTATAGAAATTTATGGCCTCTTCTGCCTTTCCATATTGATCCCCTACAAACATTAGGGCTGGTGTGATTTTTTGCTTTATCTGAGCATCACTAGCATACATTATCTGCCATGAAAGACCATATTTATCACATACCCATCCATACCTTTCACTAAAAGGATAGGTTCCTATAGGCATAAGTGCTATACCCTCTTCAATAAACTTATTCCAGAACTTATCAACCTCTCCTAAAGTACTGCAAGAAATAACAAATGATACAGCTGGAGTAAATTTAAAATATGGGCCAGCTGATATTAGCATAAATTCCTGTCCTTCCATTTCAATTGTAAGCAATTCTGCAGTTCCAGATGGAGTGTTATTTAATATGGTTTTGTCTATTAGTCTTGACCCTTCAAATAAAGACATATAAAATTCTGCTGCCTCACTAGCTTCCTTGTCATACCATAAGTGTGGAACTATTTTTTGCATATTAACCTCTCCTTTATTTCTTTAGTTCCATACTAAAGAAATTCATATTTAATTAGCAAATTGACTCTCATGTTTCTCAAAGAAATCTTCTCTTGTTTCTAAATATTTTAATCTATGCTTAGTTGTCTCGTCAATAAATTTGTATATTGGTTCGAAAATATAATCCCAACTCCAAAGTTTGTTATTTACATTCAAATATTCTCTAAGTAGTTCTGAACTATTAGGAGCTATAGGATGGATTAAAGTAAGTGTCGTTCTTACTGCATGGAAAGCATCTATTAACACTTGTTTACGAAGTTTTTCATCTCCACTTGTTTCTGCTATCCTCATATTATTTACCCAATACTTATTCATTTTACGAATATAACTATCTAAAACATAAGTTACACTGTGGAATTCATGATTATACATATATCTTTCATAAGTTAAAATAGCATCCCTAGATTCATCTAATATCTCCTTGCTTATTTCTCCAACTGGTATATTACTTTCATAATATTTTTGTGCTGTATAGAAACATGAACGAGCTAACCTATTAAATACATTGGTTAATAAATTACCATCCTTTAAAACTGTATCTGGGCCTTGCTTATCCTCTTCTTTCATAAATGCTTGAGGCATGAAACTTACACTTTTCTTTACCAATCCAAGACTTAGAAAATGCATTCGTAATTGCTCAGCTGTATAATGATTTAATAGCTCTCTTGCCATAGGTGGCTTAACTTTACCGCTGCTACTTGCTTTCTTATCCATAAATAACAAATGATTATTTGCTATTAAATGAGGAAGATTTACATTTTCCCATTCTACTTTATCCGAACTATTTATTCCTAATAAAGCCAGTGCCATAGCCATTTCTGCATTTCCATAGAAGTAAATATTGTCTTCACCTATAAATTGATATACCTTTGAATCCTTTGAAATCCAAAAATTCTTCCATGAGTCTTTATCTTTCCCAATAGACTCAAGATAAGTTTTTGTAAAAGAAATAGGTGCCCATAAAGATTCTGGCCATACCCAGAAGGTTAAATCCTTTAAATCTTCTTTTTCTGGTACTTCTATGCCCCATTCAACATTTCCTGATAATCTAAATGGTACTAAGGTTTTGCCGGTTCTAAATCTAATTCCTAGTTTATCAAATACTTCTCTTGCCTTATCTCTATCATTTAAATTATCAAATACAAATGAAATAGAAGGTTTTTTGGGTTCATCAATTATTGTGTGTTTTGGTAGCTTATCTTCAAGATCTGATATTCCTTCTAACAGCTTACGTTTTACATAAATAATTGGTGGTTTTAAAAACTCTTCAATTGTATTTAATAAATACTTACGCCAGTTTGAATTGTTTCTTAAATAATTAACATCTTCATTTAATAGATTATTATATTCATCTAACTTAAAATACCAATTAGTAACATCCTTTAATTCAGGCGTTTTCCCTGATAATATACTTTTAGGATCTATAAGTTCACTAGGCATATATTGATGTCCTAAATCACATTCATCTGCATATCCTTTTTCTGAAGCACATCCTTCAATTGGACACTTACCTACAACTTGTCGTCCATTTAATAAAACCTTTTTATCTGGATCATAAAATTGCGGTGATGATAATTTAACTAAATATCCACCTTCGTATAGTTTGTTAAATATATTCTCTGATACTTCCTTGTGAATTTCTCCTGCTCTGTCTAGAGCTGAAGCGCCATATAAATTAAGGCTCATTTCATATTTATCTAATACTTCTTTTTGTTTTTCATGATTTTCTCTAACGTAGTCTTCTATAGTTCCGCTATATTCCCCTTCATCTACTATCTTTCTATAACTTGCTAATATAGGAGAACCATAGCAATCTGTTCCAGATACAAATATAACATTTTCAGAACCTATTCTATCTCTTAAAAATCTTGCAAATGTATCAGCGTGTACAAATACGCCTCCTACATGTCCAAAATGTAATTCTTTATTTCCATAGGGCATACCTGAAGTTATTACTGCTTTCTTAGGGAATACTGGTCTTTCTATTTTTCTATCTTCCATAATAAACACTCCTTAAAATAATAATTAGTTTATCTTTCAAAAATGAATTTATGTTATAAATGAAAAAAGCGATAAAAAAACACCTCCTACAATAAATTTTTGTAGGGGCGAATCTATCGCGGTACCACCCTATTTTATTAGTATGTCGCCATACTAACCTTATCAAGTACAAATATACTCTAGTTCTGTAACGTGAACAAACGTCATATCATCACTTATCTTTAAATAAGATCCGTATGCAGCTCCGAGCCTTGTTTCATTAAAATATCCACCATTCCCTCTCAGCAAAATAGGAACTCTCTGTAAGTTTCAATAATAACTACTCTTCTCTTCATAGCCTTTATTTTTATAAAGTATAATAAATGGAAAGAACTTTGTCAAGGGGTATTAAAGTCTGAATTACTTATATTGAAGAACAGCAATACCTTCATGTTCTTTAATATTCTCTTTATTTACATTAAGTTCAGCATATTCATGTGACTTAAGCCCAGAAACTTTAATAAACTTATCAACTTTTGCAAA is a window encoding:
- a CDS encoding VOC family protein; the encoded protein is MQKIVPHLWYDKEASEAAEFYMSLFEGSRLIDKTILNNTPSGTAELLTIEMEGQEFMLISAGPYFKFTPAVSFVISCSTLGEVDKFWNKFIEEGIALMPIGTYPFSERYGWVCDKYGLSWQIMYASDAQIKQKITPALMFVGDQYGKAEEAINFYTTTFKNSKIENIDRYGEGDEFNKPDTIMQVKFILENLSFSAMDSGYKHNFTFNEAISFVVNCDDQEEIDYFWNKLSAVPEAEQCGWIKDKYGLSWQITPTVMSEMMQNKDAQKMAQLTEAFLKMKKFDIAELIKAYER
- a CDS encoding class I tRNA ligase family protein, encoding MEDRKIERPVFPKKAVITSGMPYGNKELHFGHVGGVFVHADTFARFLRDRIGSENVIFVSGTDCYGSPILASYRKIVDEGEYSGTIEDYVRENHEKQKEVLDKYEMSLNLYGASALDRAGEIHKEVSENIFNKLYEGGYLVKLSSPQFYDPDKKVLLNGRQVVGKCPIEGCASEKGYADECDLGHQYMPSELIDPKSILSGKTPELKDVTNWYFKLDEYNNLLNEDVNYLRNNSNWRKYLLNTIEEFLKPPIIYVKRKLLEGISDLEDKLPKHTIIDEPKKPSISFVFDNLNDRDKAREVFDKLGIRFRTGKTLVPFRLSGNVEWGIEVPEKEDLKDLTFWVWPESLWAPISFTKTYLESIGKDKDSWKNFWISKDSKVYQFIGEDNIYFYGNAEMAMALALLGINSSDKVEWENVNLPHLIANNHLLFMDKKASSSGKVKPPMARELLNHYTAEQLRMHFLSLGLVKKSVSFMPQAFMKEEDKQGPDTVLKDGNLLTNVFNRLARSCFYTAQKYYESNIPVGEISKEILDESRDAILTYERYMYNHEFHSVTYVLDSYIRKMNKYWVNNMRIAETSGDEKLRKQVLIDAFHAVRTTLTLIHPIAPNSSELLREYLNVNNKLWSWDYIFEPIYKFIDETTKHRLKYLETREDFFEKHESQFAN